gagatcatttccatttccatgtcACTTTGGTGCTGAAGAGCTTCAATAAGCAAAATGTCAGCCTCCGCCCACTTCTCAGGAGCTcacaggattttttcttcctttttgtttcctctgcacAATGATCTACTTTCAGgtccttttttcctttacccCTCTCTGCTGTCCTACCCCTttgctgtcccctgggctgcCTGGTGTCACTCTCCTGTCACAGACAGCAGGCCATGTGTGACCAATCCTGTTGTCAGGAGTCCCTGGGCTCTCAGGTTCTGCAtcacctccccttccccctgTCTGAGGAAGAACtgctgaaaaggaaggagatggaATCTTGCTAAAAACCTCTTAACAGCACAGATCAATGATTTCTAaaacattcctttaaaaataacactATCCATCCCCCTACTTGCATTGCCTCCCTTCTCAGCCCTTTCCTACCAGCGTCTCATCTCTCCTGCGACCTAAATCCTTTTTAGCTCCAGGCGAGTTATCCAAATAAAGCTACTTTGCAATGAGAACAGTGTAACCAGGTTTGAGGGTGCTGTGTAATGGTGCAGGCAGTTCTTGACACAGAACCAAGTATCCTGCATAGTTAAGTGCAGTTTTGCACACGCTCTTTACATCACAAGGTCATGTCACTCCACCACCAGCCTCCTGAACACTCTTCTATTTTTGCTTAGAAGCAATTTCTCTCCATTCTGTGCCCTTGGATCCAAGCACTGCACAACAGCAATAGGTCTTTCTTCCCTTggtcacaagaaaaaaaacccaaacaaaatctctggaaacaacaaagaaaaatccccagtaaacaaaataaaccaaaacccattttttttctcctaactTCCAAACTATGACAATCAAgacaaaaaatacatatattcatAAAAACCTCAAACCTCTATTACTCCCATTCTTCTAAAAACGGAAAAGGTCAGGCTATGACAAAGCTGAGGCACCAGAGCTGTGGTCTGGAGTGACACCGTACCAAGCCCACACCAGATTTGTGCTTGCTGCCATCACCTGCAAaacctgcagcaggcaggccTGGTGCCATTCCCAACAGCACAATCCTGCTAGGTGTGGGAACAACTATTCACACATTTGGATAAGCTTAACAGTCTCTGTGGGCTGGGCACCATCCttatttcccccctttttcaTGGCTTTCCCCCCATAGTTGGCTGTTCTGAGCTCAGCCTGTTCAGCTGAATTCTCCTCGGTGGTGAGTGATGGTGTTCAGGCTGACACAGACATGGTCACACCATGAGTGACCTCCCAGCACAGAACCCATGAGATgggaaggctctgcaggcaAGGCAGGATCCAGGGGAGGCATTTCAGAAGCTGACATTTACACTGAGGATGTGCCCAGTTCCTGCTCTGAAATCAACCAGGACTGAGGGAatgcacagcccagagctgcaaaaTTAACCCGGACTGGACACGGGAAAAGGCTTTGGAGAGgtgaggaaaaaagtaattgtttgcatttattcttgttgaacattttcctttcttcagccTTCACCTCCAGGGAGAtcctcagctctgccacagaTCTCCTGCCACTGCACACATTGTCAGGAAGAGCACAACAGGGAAAGGGCATTTTTCCAACTGCTGCTTTCCCGTGATATCCAACCCTCCTGAAAGGCTGGTAGAGCTCTTCCCCTACTGTTAATTTTCTGTGCCATCTTTTAGTCCCAAAGCTTTACAGAGGAGTAATTTGGCTTGTTATAAGCACATGGCattgtcttttgttttgtgaTGGACGGGGggtagtttaaaaataaataacctttCAGACTAAATAATACAATTATATAATTGCCTTAGATTTCATGGGCTGCACTCAATCTTGATAGCCATTTCCATGtctgctttttcagcttttaaattttatgctCTCATTGATTTAAGCACTCAGGGACTCTTCCCATATCCAAATTAATGATTTCCTGCTAAGCACCTGGATGAAAGTACCCTCCAGTGAAGTGAGCACTCAGTCCCCAAGAGAAGGACAAAGGTAACTCTCCTAATGCATCGAGCTCTGCTCATCACATcacctttttccttccctgagctTGAGCACATCAGGTGCAGTTCTGCTTAAATGAATAAACCATGTGCTTTTCTCCAGGTTTCCACCAGCACAGTGACAGAGCAGTTTAACAACAGTTAAACATCGGTTAGAGTCACAACAGCCTTTTTGTGTCTAGTAATTACTTTCATCTTAAGCTTTGCAAAATACCTCAAAGAAAGGAAGGCAAAATACTGAGAGAGCACACATCCAGCAGAGGTGGAGAGCATTTATTACTAATCTGTGCTCCAGGAGGAGAGATGAAactatgaaaagaaataatcccAGGAAGCAGGTTTCTGAGCAAAAGGAGATAACACAAGGTGATCAAAGAGCTGGAGAAGGCCGATTGCagagagctgcacagagctACTTTAAGTGTCCTGGTTTGAGGAACATTAAACTGCAGTGGAAAAATCAGTTACTATTTCATGAAGTGACCATTGACTTGTGTTCACAACTAAAGACTGatttcccaaaatatttaacatatCACAGCAGTTTCTTCCATTAAAGTGCACTCCAGGGCATAACTGGGTGTTTCTCACTTTGTCACCAATTGCCACacaccaaaacagaaaacaggattttttttttttacagccaCCCACAACCCAAGTTTCAGCATACACAAATAAACTGGGAAACCAGGAATATCATTTAGCACCAGTGAAGCATTCATGGATGACGTTTGCTTTAACAAACTTGGAGGAAGAATCAAACCCTGGGTTCAGGCATGTTTAAAGTCTGAACTGCTCACATGGCTCTTATGAAAGACCTCAACTTTCCTGTTTGCCTGATATCACCTGCAGTGACATCAACATTTGAAAGAGTCCCAGGTAAGTGAAGAGTGAAATGAATCCTAAGGCAGTTTCTCTTCCCACTGTGCTCtacctgtgcccagcagaggaaaatgtttaAGGCACCAAGAGGTGCCTGGGCCACACAGTCAGGCCAATGCTGCTCCTATGGAAGAACTGTGAAACAGGGCCCACAAAACAGCCCCAACACAGGCAATGAAAGATTAGCAGAGAGATGTTGAAATACGTCTGGTAAGATGCTGGAGACAAAAATCCCCTAGGTAATTCTGCAGACAGAAAGACAACTCTGTGAGAAAAACAGGAATACtttaatggagaaaaagaaaaaaaaatccaccccaacACTCGAAACAAACCAGTAATACCTGTTGACAGCTGATTTGTGCCTTTGGCACAGGATAccaaatcctgctgctcccagcactgttTCTCTTTGGCTGCAAATCTGTTGTGGAGAGgctgcaatttttattttaatgataaaatttGGGAGACAAAGAGAAGTCAAATAAATGAGACGGCAAATATGTGAACAAGAAATTTGCAACCTTAAGTTTCCAGATGAAGCACAAGGAAGCAGATTCCTAGTTTGGAGTAGAGTCAAAAAGCACAAAtaaggtctggagcacaaaggAACCTTCTGAGCCAAGAGCTGGCCATGGTGTCTGGGCTCTGAGAAAGACCCCAGGATTTCCAAACTCACAAGGAGTATTCCAGCCCATGGGAGCTCCCCCATACATTTCAATGGATTAGGATTCCCCTCTGCTACAATAAACCAGGCTTACAAAATGAAGTGCTTGGCATAACAGGCACACATTGGGAAACTTGCTTTAGTCAGCcatggcttttgtttgtttttgtttatttttaaaatcctgactCCTGAGAACCCATCCTCTGTTAACCCTTTCAAACAGTGCAGAATTTTCAGTGCCACTTTGATCAGACATCTCAGTAGTCACACAGactctgtggggctgggtgaTCCAGGGATGTGGAGTACCAACAACATCTTTACAGATAGCAGGAATAGATTCTCAAAGACACAAACACTGATAaagttttcaaatgtttttctttcaccGTTTAAATAAGAGAATAACCATATTCTAcataatttccattaaaaaaataatctgcatGACACTGGTTAAAGTGGACAGAAATATCCACAGTGATTGCACAAAACATTTGTGAAAATGAACATCACTTCAGCAAGTCAGTTGGTTTAAGTAAACAGCATTTCCTGTTCCAAGGGTTTGTCTATACAGCAAAGTTACATAAAGATAACCTAAAATAGGAACTTAATGAAATTAATCATAGAACCTTCTGGGTATATAATCCTTTTTCATGGTGAATGTGGCTTGCAGCCTAGCTTAGCTCTATTGGGAGTAGGCTTAAATTACATCAAAAGAGTCtgcaaatatatttgcattGTTTAAACAAATTTAGTTAAACCCAATATGAGTTAATCAGTGCAATTTTCAAAGAGTCAGCTTAAAAGGCAATTTAATACAAAACCAAGAGGAGTTTGACAGAAAAGACATAACCCCGTGGACAGCTTCTTTCTGAGAGGTGAATTGCTAAGGACACACAACTTCCAATTGCCACCAAATTCAGTGGGAATTCCAGTGAATTTAGTTCTCCTCAGAGGCAGACCACAGCATGGAACTAACACTGCTGGAGGAATTGCAAATGCTTCCACTCTCCTGCTGGAAGACAGAGGTTGAGCTGGCAAAACATGCCAAGATTACCTGATGGAGCATCACACCCTGTACCAGAAAAAGTCACTCTGTGGCATCAGAGGTGACCCACAGCCTTGcccacagcccttcctggcTGTCCTGTCATCACTGTCAAACACACTTCATGTAACTGCATCATGAATGAGCCTctatgaaataattaaaagctTTTGGAGATAAAAACTATGCTAAACATCTGACTGATAAGGTGAGCAAACCCATCTCACCTCTATTCATTATCTAATAGCAGTGTTTTGTTCAGTAGTAGGTTTACAGCCGCATCAAAAGTGGCCACAGCTTTATGTGCAATCAAAATTAAATAGCTTATTGGTATTGCAAGAATAAATATTGCTTCAAGcacactctgctctgcagctcccaggataAACAACGCATTTCACTCATTACCAAGCAGACTATTTGGGAAATAGCAGGATAAGCTAGCTCGTTCAGAACACCAGAATTCCACTGTTGTTCTAGAAGAAAGAACAAACCCAAGGAATTTGTTGTTGCAAAGTGTGTAGTggattagattttaaaaaaattaaaactccaATCCTCATACTAGACTTTTTAGCAAAACAGAaaggagtttgggttttttagtgtCTAgaataaaatgacaaaatattaTTACATCTACCTCACCTAAGGAGAAAGTTAAGGCTTGTTTTTCCAAGAGTTTCCTTTTAGAACATGGCATGAATTGAGAGTCACAGTCTGCTTCAGACACTGCACCTCAGGTTTACTCTCTGTTGCAGAAGCAGCTATGAGGCATTTCTGGCAAGTTAGTGTTTTTAATGCTTGAGAACATGAGATGTTCCAGTTTCACAAAAGAACTGCTTTCCACAAGAATTGATATTTTTGCAATGCTTAGCAGCACTGTGATTATTAGAGCTTTCCCATAAGGCAATACAAAtaggaacattaaaaaaagcctgAGGTTTGGATCATCCACAATATCTTGACATAATTCaaaaaggaagagggagaaTTAATTGAGATAAATCACACTCCTAAAGATCAAAGGCCTCTTTTAGCCTTGGGTCTGCTACTCCATTTATTAGTGAGAGAAACAGATTCAGCTCCCGATTTCTTTGCTGACAATCCCAGTTGGCAACTCCTAAACAAGAGCAGACCTCTTccaatcctgattttttttcttctcccagggaagaaGCTCGTTATCACCTGCCAACCAATGGCTAGTACAGATTTGGTTTCCTCCAACCCATCACCTTGTTCCTTACAGTGGAAATACAGTAACCATTCCTACATTCAACTACTCCAGTACTGAAAGCAAAATCCAAAACGTTTCAAACCTTATTTTATCTGCTATAGCTGTATTTCTTTGAACTCAAAGGTATATTTGGAAGAGGTAGTCCAGGAGAAAAGGGCTTTAAATACCAAAACCTGTATGTCCCATACCAAGCTGCCAGACCTATCAGCACACCGAGAATCTTTTGGCTGAAGTCATGGAAATACAGAGCAGTACAGAGGAACATGAACACCCAGATCATGGTGAGGGAACACAGGGAAACCAGCAGCACGTTGATCACCACACGCAGCTTGGAGCTGTGCTCTATGGCCAGCgcttccagcacagccagctcctccaggatcATCATGGCACAGTAGGAGAGCAGGAAGCAGTGCCCCGAGATGTCGAAGCCGTCCCAGACGCCGCTGTCCCGCTGGCACTCGCGCTTGGAGGCGTAGAGCCGGGGgggctggcctggctggctgggtttgccctgcagggagcactccCCAGTGAGGTTCTCTATGTAGATGAAGAGCTCAGTGCACAAGTACCACACGGCTGTGCCCACCAGCAGGGCCCCCAGGCGCCGCAGCACCAGCAGCGCGCTCCAGGTGCGGCCGTACAGGAACTTGCTCCGGCCCAACTCGTACGTGGTGAGGGTgatgaaaggcagcagcagccacagagtcCAAGCCCAGGCCACCTTCACGAAGTATCTGCCAGAGGAAAGGCAAAGGAGACACCAGCATGGGTGAAATGCCACGGTGGAGGAAGTGCTCAAGGTCAGTGTTCAGAACCGTCTAAATAAGAGATTTGCAGAGAGTGTCCCGATGAAGGCAGGAAcgatgcatctgactccatgttctcagaaggctaatttattactttataatactatcatatattaaagaatactatactatactaaagaatacagaaaagatatttactcaatgctaaaaagataataatgaaaactcatgactctttctggagtcttgacacagcttggccctgactGGCCAAcgagtcaaaacaactcacaccagaatccaatgggtaaacaatctccaaacacattccacatgagcaaaacagaggagaagcaaatgagataagaattgttttccttttctctgaggcttctcagcttcccaggagaaaaatcctgggtgaaggggttttttcagagaatgtgaatgccacacttGTGCCCTCCTCCCAAAATACAGCTTAGCCACAATCTTAACCCTCTCTCCAGTACTTCTCTCAAGCACAAAACCTGAATACTTCCTCAGCCAGGTATTCATTCCCAAGGCAGCACTGCCTTGGACCCAGAGCCCTCATGCCTTGCAGCAGACCTGCAGTTCAGTTTTGCAATCACTTTGACCCTACAAAGCAGCTCAACTCTGCCCTACTCAAAATGCAGCTgcaaagaatgtatttttagcTTGCCACCCTGACCACAGTAACCTCTTCTCTGACTCTTCCACCATCTCAATTATCCTTGCTTACAAAGCCTTTCACAACCTCAGCCTCTTAAGAGAGCCAGAAGGGCTGGCTCTTTTCCCTCATCAGCCTGTGaagcttttcctctctcatgTCCTTCTAAATAAATGAAGCAGCTCAATGTTGTTCCTTTATTGTCTTTTCAATCAATGAGAGCCTTCTTTCAGCATACACAGATCCTTCCATCTCTAAATTCACTCTCTGGCCTGAAAACTTTTGCTGTGATGCCCATAAAATCTTGAAGCCTGGCTGACAATGTGTTGATATCTTGTTTAACAGAAGACAGTATTGTGTTAACTCAATCTCTTTTCAAATCTTAAACTGGAGCACATGTAAGTGAATTTATTAATGAATAAAGGAGGCCACAGTCCAGGCTTGTTTCTCCTATCAGCACTTTCCAAGGTGCTTGCTTCCTATCAGCTGGTGGGAGAGGGAATTGTGCAGCCCCTTTGTTACCCAGAGCCCAGTTTGAAAACAGAGACAGCGGAACTCTGCTctgtggctgagctgtgggCAGACACACACAGTTTAATCCTCACCTGAGCATCAAAGGCAAAGCCAAACCAGTCTGGAGTTCTGCATTCTCCTTATGACCCTAACAAACCGGTCAGGgccttgcccaggattttgaGGAGTACCTCATTCACTCTTTAATTTTACAGAAGTGATGCCTGTGTGGCAACTGCAGTTGCTACCATGAAACAGTAATTGGAAATAAATCcctcattttatttaaaagcaagaaaggCTGCCAAGGCTACTGCTGACAAGCCAGGAGGCAAGTaatttgcagggaaaaaatacttGCTTCAGGAACTGTCAGTACAGATCACCTTCCTCTATTTAAAAAGGAGAGCTGaaatgaaatatgtttttacCGTAAGATCAATTTCTCTCTAAGTGTTTCCTGTCAATGCTCTTTCAATCACACTGAAAAC
The genomic region above belongs to Camarhynchus parvulus chromosome 20, STF_HiC, whole genome shotgun sequence and contains:
- the FITM2 gene encoding fat storage-inducing transmembrane protein 2, with the translated sequence MERLERSGRWLRAALARGPLRRRLPALLLAIVVLGSALKDSDLVPDTPLQNKRNPLNVYFVKVAWAWTLWLLLPFITLTTYELGRSKFLYGRTWSALLVLRRLGALLVGTAVWYLCTELFIYIENLTGECSLQGKPSQPGQPPRLYASKRECQRDSGVWDGFDISGHCFLLSYCAMMILEELAVLEALAIEHSSKLRVVINVLLVSLCSLTMIWVFMFLCTALYFHDFSQKILGVLIGLAAWYGTYRFWYLKPFSPGLPLPNIPLSSKKYSYSR